The proteins below come from a single Eucalyptus grandis isolate ANBG69807.140 chromosome 3, ASM1654582v1, whole genome shotgun sequence genomic window:
- the LOC120286152 gene encoding uncharacterized protein LOC120286152 isoform X1 encodes MEGHFLSTARFNFWEKLIYKCIPVCWVDTSFDSSNDTKMAQALKQLRVSLWNLATTAVPVIKRIGELKLRHKYSLEFVNLALVDMKTHMETPEILELLLTSGVVDSAIFYGTSEIVKLCLKHYPELIWEKDMLCPMILVVLKKRHVELFRLLNPYKTIAPDDFLRNANLLMEAIVESPPGCVPADVSGAAFFMQRELQWYKVVKDSVGHHLINREGLRWEPFVEQRQDLLKEAGQWMKDTASSCSLVATLIITVTFAAAFTIPGGNDNNTGIPIFLKKPSFMVFTAANALALFSSITATLMFLAILTSRYAAEDFLHSLPRKMDLVMAERLLMKHLDAPGKWLQERHRRILMNKFCGKYLRDKHRHHYIVYSDEVQDAYEHNQQLRNPATTAIQQKIHGLSYTVYGKSDVRRLMF; translated from the exons ATGGAGGGGCACTTCCTCAGTACAGCTAGAttcaatttttgggaaaaacttATTTACAAAT GTATCCCTGTATGCTGGGTCGATACATCATTTGACAGCTCCAATGATACGAAGATGGCTCAAG CCCTTAAGCAGTTGAGGGTATCACTCTGGAATCTCGCCACAACAGCAG TACCTGTAATCAAAAGGATTGGAGAATTGAAGTTGAGGCATAAATATTCACTTGAGTTTGTAAACCTTGCTCTTGTCGACATGAAGACTCATATGGAAACTCCCGAAATACTTGAGCTTTTATTGACTTCTGGGGTTGTCGATTCCGCTATATTTTATGGAACATCTGAAATTGTCAAGTTGTGTCTAAAGCATTACCCAGAGTTGATATGGGAAAAAGATATGCTGTGTCCAATGATCCTAgtggttttaaaaaaaaggcatgTTGAGTTGTTTAGACTACTGAACCCATACAAGACGATTGCACCAGATGACTTTCTTCGGAACGCTAACCTCCTGATGGAGGCAATAGTAGAATCGCCGCCAGGATGTGTACCGGCAGACGTCTCTGGAGCAGCTTTTTTTATGCAGAGGGAACTTCAATGGTATAAG gTAGTGAAAGATAGCGTCGGTCATCATCTAATAAATCGAGAAGGTTTACGTTGGGAACCTTTTGTAGAGCAACGTCAAGATTTGCTTAAAGAGGCGGGGCAATGGATGAAGGACACAGCATCATCTTGTAGCCTCGTCGCTACTCTCATCATTACAGTAACATTCGCTGCGGCTTTTACAATACCTGGAGGCAATGACAACAATACAGGGATCCCCATCTTTCTAAAAAAGCCCTCATTCATGGTATTCACAGCTGCGAATGCTCTCGCTCTCTTCTCCTCTATTACCGCCACCTTGATGTTCTTGGCTATCCTAACTTCACGCTATGCTGCAGAAGATTTCCTCCACTCACTACCAAGAAAAATG GATCTGGTGATGGCGGAGAGGTTACTGATGAAGCACTTGGATGCGCCGGGAAAATGGCTGCAAGAGAGGCACCGGCGTATTCTCATGAACAAGTTCTGCGGTAAGTATTTGAGGGACAAGCATCGTCACCACTACATCGTTTACTCCGATGAAGTTCAGGACGCGTACGAGCACAACCAGCAACTTCGGAACCCGGCCACGACGGCCATCCAACAAAAGATTCACGGGCTCTCGTACACGGTATATGGGAAGTCGGACGTAAGGCGACTCATGTTTTGA
- the LOC120286152 gene encoding uncharacterized protein LOC120286152 isoform X2 — translation MCTGRRLWSSFFYAEGTSMVVKDSVGHHLINREGLRWEPFVEQRQDLLKEAGQWMKDTASSCSLVATLIITVTFAAAFTIPGGNDNNTGIPIFLKKPSFMVFTAANALALFSSITATLMFLAILTSRYAAEDFLHSLPRKMDLVMAERLLMKHLDAPGKWLQERHRRILMNKFCGKYLRDKHRHHYIVYSDEVQDAYEHNQQLRNPATTAIQQKIHGLSYTVYGKSDVRRLMF, via the exons ATGTGTACCGGCAGACGTCTCTGGAGCAGCTTTTTTTATGCAGAGGGAACTTCAATG gTAGTGAAAGATAGCGTCGGTCATCATCTAATAAATCGAGAAGGTTTACGTTGGGAACCTTTTGTAGAGCAACGTCAAGATTTGCTTAAAGAGGCGGGGCAATGGATGAAGGACACAGCATCATCTTGTAGCCTCGTCGCTACTCTCATCATTACAGTAACATTCGCTGCGGCTTTTACAATACCTGGAGGCAATGACAACAATACAGGGATCCCCATCTTTCTAAAAAAGCCCTCATTCATGGTATTCACAGCTGCGAATGCTCTCGCTCTCTTCTCCTCTATTACCGCCACCTTGATGTTCTTGGCTATCCTAACTTCACGCTATGCTGCAGAAGATTTCCTCCACTCACTACCAAGAAAAATG GATCTGGTGATGGCGGAGAGGTTACTGATGAAGCACTTGGATGCGCCGGGAAAATGGCTGCAAGAGAGGCACCGGCGTATTCTCATGAACAAGTTCTGCGGTAAGTATTTGAGGGACAAGCATCGTCACCACTACATCGTTTACTCCGATGAAGTTCAGGACGCGTACGAGCACAACCAGCAACTTCGGAACCCGGCCACGACGGCCATCCAACAAAAGATTCACGGGCTCTCGTACACGGTATATGGGAAGTCGGACGTAAGGCGACTCATGTTTTGA
- the LOC120286152 gene encoding ribonuclease III domain-containing protein RNC1, chloroplastic-like isoform X3: MKDTASSCSLVATLIITVTFAAAFTIPGGNDNNTGIPIFLKKPSFMVFTAANALALFSSITATLMFLAILTSRYAAEDFLHSLPRKMDLVMAERLLMKHLDAPGKWLQERHRRILMNKFCGKYLRDKHRHHYIVYSDEVQDAYEHNQQLRNPATTAIQQKIHGLSYTVYGKSDVRRLMF; this comes from the exons ATGAAGGACACAGCATCATCTTGTAGCCTCGTCGCTACTCTCATCATTACAGTAACATTCGCTGCGGCTTTTACAATACCTGGAGGCAATGACAACAATACAGGGATCCCCATCTTTCTAAAAAAGCCCTCATTCATGGTATTCACAGCTGCGAATGCTCTCGCTCTCTTCTCCTCTATTACCGCCACCTTGATGTTCTTGGCTATCCTAACTTCACGCTATGCTGCAGAAGATTTCCTCCACTCACTACCAAGAAAAATG GATCTGGTGATGGCGGAGAGGTTACTGATGAAGCACTTGGATGCGCCGGGAAAATGGCTGCAAGAGAGGCACCGGCGTATTCTCATGAACAAGTTCTGCGGTAAGTATTTGAGGGACAAGCATCGTCACCACTACATCGTTTACTCCGATGAAGTTCAGGACGCGTACGAGCACAACCAGCAACTTCGGAACCCGGCCACGACGGCCATCCAACAAAAGATTCACGGGCTCTCGTACACGGTATATGGGAAGTCGGACGTAAGGCGACTCATGTTTTGA
- the LOC104438331 gene encoding arabinogalactan protein 41-like, with product MEVLRLRMSFAAAFALLSLLMAFVLPSPVAAQSPAPSPSSDGVAVDQGIACLLMLVALVLTYIIH from the exons ATGGAGGTGTTGAGATTGAGGATGAGCTTCGCCGCCGCCTTCGCGCTGCTCTCGCTCCTGATGGCGTTCGTCCTCCCTTCCCCCGTCGCCGCCCAAAGCCCGGCGCCATCTCCTTCGAGCGACG GAGTGGCGGTCGATCAGGGAATCGCGTGCTTGCTGATGCTCGTGGCTCTGGTGCTCACCTACATCATCCACTGA
- the LOC104438189 gene encoding uncharacterized protein LOC104438189 isoform X3, producing MANTQGANPANSPGAESRAEIHVDLSSEATDNDKASQNESTLRRGMQTVKVNENRRPLFDAALKGDWKAVKKILDDDREAMTTAVMIMEGEALNVLHVAVMVAPDQLVENLVKRIPPERKNEMAGEALIWAAWRGRLRMVKVLTDQIDSKDEWITSALRPAIAFAPMQKEVIWYLARRTTSDVDITEMKALIKTGNIDVALYFALRQPGLATSKIREDMLSPLAFLATMEPHFLSTARFNFWEKLIYKCIPLCWVDTSFDSSNDTKMARALKQLKASLWNLATTAVPFIKRIGELKFRHKYSLEFANLALVQMKTHMETPEILEFLLTNGVVKFAIIFGISEIVKLCLKHYPELMWENDMMRSMIIPVLKRRHVELFRLLNPYQTIAMLDSGLNADSLMEAIVESPPGCVPADVSGAAFFMQRELQWYKVVEDSVGPFLTDMRWVKGRHWDHFIEQRQDLLKEAGQWMKDTASSCSLVATLIITVAFAAVFTIPGGNDNNTGMPIFLKRPSFMVFTAANALALFSSITATLMFLAILTSRYAAEDFLHSLPRKMILGLTFLFLSLVFMLVAFGSALTIVLSEKLKWIHIPITLLAAFPIVLFTILQLPLFVEMVESTCWPRLYRPLKIWK from the exons ATGGCGAACACACAAGGTGCGAATCCAGCAAATTCCCCTGGTGCTGAATCACGTGCAG AGATTCACGTAGACTTGAGTTCGGAAGCCACGGACAACGATAAAGCTTCCCAAAATGAAAGCACCCTGAGAAGAG GCATGCAAACAGTGAAGGTCAATGAAAACAGGCGACCACTGTTTGACGCCGCACTAAAAGGTGATTGGAAGGCTGTCAAGAAAATCCTTGATGATGACCGCGAAGCGATGACGACCGCCGTTATGATCATGGAAGGTGAGGCCCTTAACGTGCTCCATGTTGCAGTTATGGTCGCACCAGACCAATTGGTAGAGAACCTGGTCAAGCGCATCCCCCCAGAACGTAAAAATGAAATGGCCGGGGAAGCCCTCATTTGGGCCGCCTGGCGAGGGAGATTAAGGATGGTAAAAGTATTAACAGATCAAATTGATAGCAAAGATGAATGGATAACATCTGCCCTGAGACCAGCTATTGCGTTCGCTCCTATGCAAAAGGAGGTCATCTGGTACTTGGCCAGGCGTACAACATCCGACGTCGATATTACAGAGATGAAAGCTCTTATCAAGACCGGCAATATTG ACGTAGCCTTGTATTTTGCTCTTCGGCAACCCGGCCTGGCAACATCCAAAATTCGTGAAGATATGTTGAGCCCGCTCGCATTCTTGGCGACAATGGAGCCGCACTTCCTCAGTACAGCTAGAttcaatttttgggaaaaacttATTTACAAAT GTATCCCTCTATGCTGGGTCGATACATCATTTGACAGCTCCAATGATACGAAAATGGCTCGAG CCCTTAAGCAGTTGAAGGCATCACTCTGGAATCTTGCCACAACAGCAG TACCTTTCATCAAAAGGATTGGAGAATTGAAGTTTAGGCATAAATACTCACTTGAGTTTGCAAACCTTGCTCTTGTCCAGATGAAGACTCATATGGAAACTCCCGAAATACTTGAGTTTTTATTGACTAATGGGGTTGTCAAATTCgctataatttttggaatatctGAAATTGTCAAGTTGTGTCTAAAGCATTATCCAGAGTTGATGTGGGAAAATGATATGATGCGTTCAATGATTATACCGGTTTTAAAAAGAAGGCATGTTGAGCTGTTTAGACTACTGAACCCATACCAGACGATTGCAATGCTAGACTCTGGTCTGAACGCTGACAGCCTGATGGAGGCAATAGTAGAATCGCCGCCAGGATGTGTACCGGCAGACGTCTCTGGAGCAGCTTTTTTTATGCAGAGGGAACTTCAATGGTATAAG GTAGTGGAAGATAGCGTCGGTCCTTTTCTAACAGACATGAGATGGGTAAAAGGTCGACATTGGGATCATTTTATAGAGCAACGCCAAGATTTGCTTAAAGAGGCGGGGCAATGGATGAAGGACACAGCATCGTCTTGTAGCCTCGTCGCCACTCTCATCATTACAGTAGCATTCGCTGCGGTTTTTACAATACCTGGAGGCAATGACAACAATACAGGGATGCCGATTTTTCTAAAAAGGCCCTCATTCATGGTATTCACAGCTGCAAATGCTCTCGCTCTCTTCTCCTCTATTACCGCCACCTTGATGTTCTTGGCTATCCTAACTTCACGCTATGCTGCAGAAGATTTCCTCCACTCACTACCAAGAAAAATGATACTCGGCCTCactttcctcttcctttctttggtGTTTATGTTAGTGGCCTTTGGCTCTGCACTTACGATAGTCTTGAGCGAAAAATTGAAGTGGATTCACATCCCAATTACTTTGCTGGCTGCCTTCCCTATCGTATTGTTCACAATCCTACAACTTCCCTTGTTTGTTGAAATGGTCGAATCCACTTGTTGGCCTCGCCTCTACCGTCCCTTGAAGATTTGGAAGTGA
- the LOC104438189 gene encoding uncharacterized protein LOC104438189 isoform X1, protein MANTQGANPANSPGAESRAEIHVDLSSEATDNDKASQNESTLRRGMQTVKVNENRRPLFDAALKGDWKAVKKILDDDREAMTTAVMIMEGEALNVLHVAVMVAPDQLVENLVKRIPPERKNEMAGEALIWAAWRGRLRMVKVLTDQIDSKDEWITSALRPAIAFAPMQKEVIWYLARRTTSDVDITEMKALIKTGNIGRISHSTHLITCLLELTLFCSYVPKDVALYFALRQPGLATSKIREDMLSPLAFLATMEPHFLSTARFNFWEKLIYKCIPLCWVDTSFDSSNDTKMARALKQLKASLWNLATTAVPFIKRIGELKFRHKYSLEFANLALVQMKTHMETPEILEFLLTNGVVKFAIIFGISEIVKLCLKHYPELMWENDMMRSMIIPVLKRRHVELFRLLNPYQTIAMLDSGLNADSLMEAIVESPPGCVPADVSGAAFFMQRELQWYKVVEDSVGPFLTDMRWVKGRHWDHFIEQRQDLLKEAGQWMKDTASSCSLVATLIITVAFAAVFTIPGGNDNNTGMPIFLKRPSFMVFTAANALALFSSITATLMFLAILTSRYAAEDFLHSLPRKMILGLTFLFLSLVFMLVAFGSALTIVLSEKLKWIHIPITLLAAFPIVLFTILQLPLFVEMVESTCWPRLYRPLKIWK, encoded by the exons ATGGCGAACACACAAGGTGCGAATCCAGCAAATTCCCCTGGTGCTGAATCACGTGCAG AGATTCACGTAGACTTGAGTTCGGAAGCCACGGACAACGATAAAGCTTCCCAAAATGAAAGCACCCTGAGAAGAG GCATGCAAACAGTGAAGGTCAATGAAAACAGGCGACCACTGTTTGACGCCGCACTAAAAGGTGATTGGAAGGCTGTCAAGAAAATCCTTGATGATGACCGCGAAGCGATGACGACCGCCGTTATGATCATGGAAGGTGAGGCCCTTAACGTGCTCCATGTTGCAGTTATGGTCGCACCAGACCAATTGGTAGAGAACCTGGTCAAGCGCATCCCCCCAGAACGTAAAAATGAAATGGCCGGGGAAGCCCTCATTTGGGCCGCCTGGCGAGGGAGATTAAGGATGGTAAAAGTATTAACAGATCAAATTGATAGCAAAGATGAATGGATAACATCTGCCCTGAGACCAGCTATTGCGTTCGCTCCTATGCAAAAGGAGGTCATCTGGTACTTGGCCAGGCGTACAACATCCGACGTCGATATTACAGAGATGAAAGCTCTTATCAAGACCGGCAATATTGGTAGGATTTCACACTCAACTCATCTTATCACTTGTTTACTTGAATTAactcttttttgttcttatgtCCCAAAAGACGTAGCCTTGTATTTTGCTCTTCGGCAACCCGGCCTGGCAACATCCAAAATTCGTGAAGATATGTTGAGCCCGCTCGCATTCTTGGCGACAATGGAGCCGCACTTCCTCAGTACAGCTAGAttcaatttttgggaaaaacttATTTACAAAT GTATCCCTCTATGCTGGGTCGATACATCATTTGACAGCTCCAATGATACGAAAATGGCTCGAG CCCTTAAGCAGTTGAAGGCATCACTCTGGAATCTTGCCACAACAGCAG TACCTTTCATCAAAAGGATTGGAGAATTGAAGTTTAGGCATAAATACTCACTTGAGTTTGCAAACCTTGCTCTTGTCCAGATGAAGACTCATATGGAAACTCCCGAAATACTTGAGTTTTTATTGACTAATGGGGTTGTCAAATTCgctataatttttggaatatctGAAATTGTCAAGTTGTGTCTAAAGCATTATCCAGAGTTGATGTGGGAAAATGATATGATGCGTTCAATGATTATACCGGTTTTAAAAAGAAGGCATGTTGAGCTGTTTAGACTACTGAACCCATACCAGACGATTGCAATGCTAGACTCTGGTCTGAACGCTGACAGCCTGATGGAGGCAATAGTAGAATCGCCGCCAGGATGTGTACCGGCAGACGTCTCTGGAGCAGCTTTTTTTATGCAGAGGGAACTTCAATGGTATAAG GTAGTGGAAGATAGCGTCGGTCCTTTTCTAACAGACATGAGATGGGTAAAAGGTCGACATTGGGATCATTTTATAGAGCAACGCCAAGATTTGCTTAAAGAGGCGGGGCAATGGATGAAGGACACAGCATCGTCTTGTAGCCTCGTCGCCACTCTCATCATTACAGTAGCATTCGCTGCGGTTTTTACAATACCTGGAGGCAATGACAACAATACAGGGATGCCGATTTTTCTAAAAAGGCCCTCATTCATGGTATTCACAGCTGCAAATGCTCTCGCTCTCTTCTCCTCTATTACCGCCACCTTGATGTTCTTGGCTATCCTAACTTCACGCTATGCTGCAGAAGATTTCCTCCACTCACTACCAAGAAAAATGATACTCGGCCTCactttcctcttcctttctttggtGTTTATGTTAGTGGCCTTTGGCTCTGCACTTACGATAGTCTTGAGCGAAAAATTGAAGTGGATTCACATCCCAATTACTTTGCTGGCTGCCTTCCCTATCGTATTGTTCACAATCCTACAACTTCCCTTGTTTGTTGAAATGGTCGAATCCACTTGTTGGCCTCGCCTCTACCGTCCCTTGAAGATTTGGAAGTGA
- the LOC104438189 gene encoding uncharacterized protein LOC104438189 isoform X2: MANTQGANPANSPGAESRAGMQTVKVNENRRPLFDAALKGDWKAVKKILDDDREAMTTAVMIMEGEALNVLHVAVMVAPDQLVENLVKRIPPERKNEMAGEALIWAAWRGRLRMVKVLTDQIDSKDEWITSALRPAIAFAPMQKEVIWYLARRTTSDVDITEMKALIKTGNIGRISHSTHLITCLLELTLFCSYVPKDVALYFALRQPGLATSKIREDMLSPLAFLATMEPHFLSTARFNFWEKLIYKCIPLCWVDTSFDSSNDTKMARALKQLKASLWNLATTAVPFIKRIGELKFRHKYSLEFANLALVQMKTHMETPEILEFLLTNGVVKFAIIFGISEIVKLCLKHYPELMWENDMMRSMIIPVLKRRHVELFRLLNPYQTIAMLDSGLNADSLMEAIVESPPGCVPADVSGAAFFMQRELQWYKVVEDSVGPFLTDMRWVKGRHWDHFIEQRQDLLKEAGQWMKDTASSCSLVATLIITVAFAAVFTIPGGNDNNTGMPIFLKRPSFMVFTAANALALFSSITATLMFLAILTSRYAAEDFLHSLPRKMILGLTFLFLSLVFMLVAFGSALTIVLSEKLKWIHIPITLLAAFPIVLFTILQLPLFVEMVESTCWPRLYRPLKIWK; encoded by the exons ATGGCGAACACACAAGGTGCGAATCCAGCAAATTCCCCTGGTGCTGAATCACGTGCAG GCATGCAAACAGTGAAGGTCAATGAAAACAGGCGACCACTGTTTGACGCCGCACTAAAAGGTGATTGGAAGGCTGTCAAGAAAATCCTTGATGATGACCGCGAAGCGATGACGACCGCCGTTATGATCATGGAAGGTGAGGCCCTTAACGTGCTCCATGTTGCAGTTATGGTCGCACCAGACCAATTGGTAGAGAACCTGGTCAAGCGCATCCCCCCAGAACGTAAAAATGAAATGGCCGGGGAAGCCCTCATTTGGGCCGCCTGGCGAGGGAGATTAAGGATGGTAAAAGTATTAACAGATCAAATTGATAGCAAAGATGAATGGATAACATCTGCCCTGAGACCAGCTATTGCGTTCGCTCCTATGCAAAAGGAGGTCATCTGGTACTTGGCCAGGCGTACAACATCCGACGTCGATATTACAGAGATGAAAGCTCTTATCAAGACCGGCAATATTGGTAGGATTTCACACTCAACTCATCTTATCACTTGTTTACTTGAATTAactcttttttgttcttatgtCCCAAAAGACGTAGCCTTGTATTTTGCTCTTCGGCAACCCGGCCTGGCAACATCCAAAATTCGTGAAGATATGTTGAGCCCGCTCGCATTCTTGGCGACAATGGAGCCGCACTTCCTCAGTACAGCTAGAttcaatttttgggaaaaacttATTTACAAAT GTATCCCTCTATGCTGGGTCGATACATCATTTGACAGCTCCAATGATACGAAAATGGCTCGAG CCCTTAAGCAGTTGAAGGCATCACTCTGGAATCTTGCCACAACAGCAG TACCTTTCATCAAAAGGATTGGAGAATTGAAGTTTAGGCATAAATACTCACTTGAGTTTGCAAACCTTGCTCTTGTCCAGATGAAGACTCATATGGAAACTCCCGAAATACTTGAGTTTTTATTGACTAATGGGGTTGTCAAATTCgctataatttttggaatatctGAAATTGTCAAGTTGTGTCTAAAGCATTATCCAGAGTTGATGTGGGAAAATGATATGATGCGTTCAATGATTATACCGGTTTTAAAAAGAAGGCATGTTGAGCTGTTTAGACTACTGAACCCATACCAGACGATTGCAATGCTAGACTCTGGTCTGAACGCTGACAGCCTGATGGAGGCAATAGTAGAATCGCCGCCAGGATGTGTACCGGCAGACGTCTCTGGAGCAGCTTTTTTTATGCAGAGGGAACTTCAATGGTATAAG GTAGTGGAAGATAGCGTCGGTCCTTTTCTAACAGACATGAGATGGGTAAAAGGTCGACATTGGGATCATTTTATAGAGCAACGCCAAGATTTGCTTAAAGAGGCGGGGCAATGGATGAAGGACACAGCATCGTCTTGTAGCCTCGTCGCCACTCTCATCATTACAGTAGCATTCGCTGCGGTTTTTACAATACCTGGAGGCAATGACAACAATACAGGGATGCCGATTTTTCTAAAAAGGCCCTCATTCATGGTATTCACAGCTGCAAATGCTCTCGCTCTCTTCTCCTCTATTACCGCCACCTTGATGTTCTTGGCTATCCTAACTTCACGCTATGCTGCAGAAGATTTCCTCCACTCACTACCAAGAAAAATGATACTCGGCCTCactttcctcttcctttctttggtGTTTATGTTAGTGGCCTTTGGCTCTGCACTTACGATAGTCTTGAGCGAAAAATTGAAGTGGATTCACATCCCAATTACTTTGCTGGCTGCCTTCCCTATCGTATTGTTCACAATCCTACAACTTCCCTTGTTTGTTGAAATGGTCGAATCCACTTGTTGGCCTCGCCTCTACCGTCCCTTGAAGATTTGGAAGTGA